Proteins co-encoded in one Rhopalosiphum maidis isolate BTI-1 chromosome 2, ASM367621v3, whole genome shotgun sequence genomic window:
- the LOC113555156 gene encoding filamin-A isoform X2: MSGGSYSPKLSVLGDAVKLVPVDSVAIFQISAIGYHREDIQVNVLSPTKRNIQAKIINEGGNGIFRIEFIVVEVGTHLVDVNVAGHKLGTGTLLAKGYNSALIRVTDVSDAVVGQPCQFRVDASDAGEGQLEISINEGEVPNHVTVVGGGRCLVSFTPEHVKPHMIDIKFNSETVIGCPFVCSVSDTSRVSVNLSRLELIPVNQVAKFHMMVDNSASAELSVSVTGPTTELPVKVTGNVNVGFTAEFTPLQVGAHSISVEYNGHAVNGTPYVAKAYDSSKVLVGHVPKGHVGNTFQFTVDASEAGEGNLEITISARGANIPTQVHPQGNAKFAVSFLPLQPTDHVITIHFNKEPVPGSPFIAHVEGDLPLVSGTSLTSAPVSTTSHFTMSNVSGSLDDIEVNVEGPNGSAVPAQVKESGSQSYKIEFCPKIVGEHKIAVSYLRTPVAGSPFSCKVYDIKAIKVKSVPKGTVGQQVTFIVETSQAGPGNLEVTVNGGRVPTSAQAQGPHTYAISFTPRQPTVHTVHLRFNNHDVPGSPFTCSVSEAARVVVWSATEDKVAVGKIASFAVQCESSPQVQVLAPLRHSLPVTVIPATQPSTHNVQFTPVDVGDHSVEVKVDGIHVEGSPFLVKAYDSSKVRVTDINTGFVGKPVNFNINASEAGAGNLEIIVSVNGVNVPNYVQSEGNAKFRVNFKPRDAAPHSLSVRFNGEPIPGSPLTCRVLDIDQVAVTGNGVRYCAIKKTAEIKIESPDISSDTNFKVNVFSPSGQLIDVKTSIMANAIGAYYTPNEIGRHMIEVFIEDQPVDGSPFACHAYNINNIKVTGLDNAKASKPVTFSVDATEAGEGTLELVVSSQKGTVKAEVVACSRGLYDVTFVPHNAIPHFVNITFNDEIVPGSPYSCDVIDLNGVKKGVSGSSITAFGEGLQRVKLGYPARFDINPHIADHGSISVIVKDPDNKTIPVNLHKHDSGLYRVTYRPSIVGVHMVTITHRNQPITKHPWKVQVIDSELVVVSGLNEAICNKPTSFKVDTRNAGKGELSVAIKAAGRDVKLKSSDVESNGIYQVAYQPIIPVPHYVHVKYNNFNVHGSPFMVNVREQNPSTSSELRVVGLGLYQGISNKMSTFIIDSAGKSSHEFDVVITGMQHSAVPAQCYQHKNGMNLIVEFTPPKVGQYNIDVTHFGKHLKGSPFTSYVYNASKVKIDSLPEKNSAVVHKPMSFKLLRKNAGLADFTVTCLGPDNEDVPVGLKSFNEDIDVVQINPTVPGDYIFNICYGKDHITESPLKVHVADPGIPRAWGSGLVKALKDVSTKFYISALGTSYHAVPVVSIRNGSEIIPVTINQSSNGHEGDYEVLFIPNHIGFCDINIVWNGRHVGESPYKCMVVDLTKVLTIGELNLNSRIILGVNAPTTLTFDTSVAGPGELDGHLESQGGTIVPIMIDHSGDNVKCVLTPHISGPHALYLNYAGLPLPGSPYPALVESGAAGVRVILSGSGLSTATCGQQAEFIIDGSQAGPGNPIVTLAGSRHEIPVNVEKTGDNVYSAIYTPVSPGAYLLNVLWGHRQVKGCPLKLNVTGVCDASKVLCTGDGLGIGTVGKDIRSFIDTRRAGPGELSAHCIGPHKVAYCELYDHGDGTFTLNVKPQESGRHTLTVKYAGEDVPGSPFTVRVSGAPDASKVRVYGPGIEHGVLAIFQSRFICDTRGAGAGQLTVRVRGPKGAFRVEMQRENQKDRTILCKFDPTEPGDYRVEVKWAGEHVPGSPFMVMIFDTQEELNRFLQGNHSPAGSDLYSSVNYSSSYAHITP, translated from the exons ATGAGTGGAGGATCATATAGTCCAAAATTAAGCGTCCTTGGTGATGCTGTAAAATTAGTACCTGTTGATTCAGTagcaatatttcaaataagtgCTATTGGTTATCATCGAGAAGATATACAAGTTAATGTATTAA gtcCGACAAAACGTAATATACaagctaaaattataaatgaaggAGGAAATGGAATATTTAGAATAGAATTTATTGTGGTTGAAGTGGGAACTCATTTAGTTGATGTTAATGTAGCTGGCCATAAACTTGGAACCGGTACATTATTAGCTAAAGGATACAATTCAGCTCTGATTAGAGTAACTGATGTTTCCGATGCTGTTGTCGGCCAACCTTGTCAATTCAGAG ttgatgCTAGTGATGCCGGTGAAGGCCAATTGgaaatatcaattaatgaAGGAGAAGTACCAAATCATGTGACTGTAGTTGGGGGTGGAAGATGCTTAGTATCTTTTACACCTGAACATGTTAAACCTCACATGATtgatataaagtttaatagtGAAACTgttatag gGTGTCCATTTGTGTGTTCAGTATCTGACACAAGTCGTGTATCTGTTAATTTATCTCGTTTGGAGTTGATACCTGTTAACCAAGTAGCAAAATTTCATATGATGGTTGATAATTCAGCTTCAGCTGAATTGTCTGTGTCTGTAactg gaccTACCACTGAACTTCCAGTTAAAGTCACAGGAAATGTAAATGTAGGTTTTACTGCCGAATTTACACCACTCCAAGTAGGAGCCCATTCAATATCAGTTGAATACAATGGACATGCTGTTAATGGTACTCCTTATGTAGCTAAAGCTTATGACTCGAGTAAAGTTTTAGTTGGACATGTGCCTAAGGGTCATGTTGGAAATACATTCCAATTCACtg TTGATGCTAGTGAAGCAGGTGAAGGCAATTTAGAAATTACTATATCAGCTAGAGGAGCAAATATTCCCACTCAAGTACATCCTCAAGGCAATGCTAAATTTGCTGTTAGTTTTCTACCACTTCAACCTACTGATCATGTcattactattcattttaataaggaACCAGTCCCAG gGTCTCCTTTTATTGCTCATGTTGAGGGAGATTTACCGCTAGTTAGTGGTACTTCACTAACTAGCGCTCCTGTCTCAACTACTTCTCATTTCACTATGAGCAATGTATCCGGATCATTGGATGACATTGAAGTTAATGTTGAGG GTCCTAACGGGTCGGCAGTTCCCGCCCAAGTAAAAGAATCTGGTTCacaatcatataaaattgagTTCTGCCCTAAAATTGTTGGCGAACATAAGATTGCAGTTAGTTATCTACGAACTCCAGTTGCTGGATCTCCATTTAGTTGCAAAGTGTATGATATCAAagctattaaagtaaaatctgTACCTAAGGGCACTGTTGGACAACAAGTTACTTTTATTG TTGAAACCAGTCAAGCTGGTCCAGGCAATTTAGAAGTTACAGTAAATGGTGGCAGAGTGCCAACTTCTGCTCAAGCTCAAGGGCCACATACATATGCGATATCATTTACGCCTCGTCAACCAACTGTTCATACTGTACatttacgttttaataatcatGATGTACCAG GTTCACCATTTACTTGTTCAGTTTCTGAAGCTGCTAGAGTGGTTGTCTGGTCGGCTACTGAAGATAAAGTTGCTGTCGGTAAAATAGCATCATTTGCTGTTCAATGTGAAAGTAGTCCTCAAGTACAAGTTCTTGCACCTCTTAGACATTCTTTACCTGTTACTGTTATACCTGCTACTCAACCATCAACTCACAATGTTCAATTTACTCCTGTTGATGTTG GTGATCATAGTGTTGAAGTCAAAGTAGACGGTATACACGTCGAAGGCAGTCCATTTTTAGTTAAAGCATATGATTCTTCTAAAGTTCGTGTTACAGATATTAACACAGGGTTTGTGGGAAAACCCGTCAATTTCAATA ttaatgctAGTGAAGCTGGTGCCggtaatttagaaattatagtGTCAGTAAATGGAGTTAACGTTCCAAATTATGTTCAATCTGAAGGAAATGCTAAGTTCcgtgttaattttaaaccCCGAGATGCTGCTCCCCATAGTCTGAGTGTACGCTTCAATGGTGAACCTATTCcag gaTCTCCATTAACTTGCAGAGTATTGGATATTGATCAAGTCGCAGTAACCGGAAATGGTGTTCGATATTGTGCTATAAAAAAGACAgcagaaattaaaatagaaagtCCTGATATATCTAgtgatacaaattttaaagtcAATGTATTTTCACCATCTGGACAATTGATTGATGTTAAAACAAGCATCATGGCCAATGCCATTGGGGCATATTATACACCAAATGAAATTG GAAGACATATGATAGAAGTTTTCATAGAAGATCAGCCAGTTGATGGTAGCCCATTTGCTTGtcatgcgtataatataaacaatataaaagttaCAGGACTTGATAATGCTAAA gcTAGTAAACCAGTTACCTTCAGTGTAGATGCTACAGAAGCTGGAGAAGGCACATTGGAATTGGTGGTTAGCAGTCAAAAAGGTACAGTTAAAGCAGAAGTAGTCGCTTGTTCAAGAGGATTATACGATGTAACATTTGTCCCTCATAATGCAATACcacattttgttaatataacatttaatgatgaaattgtaccag gaaGTCCATACAGCTGTGacgttattgatttaaatggaGTTAAGAAAGGGGTATCTGGTTCATCAATAACTGCGTTCGGTGAAGGACTGCAACGAGTAAAACTTGGTTATCCAGCTCGTTTTGACATAAATCCGCATATTGCTGATCATGGATCTATTAGTGTCATTGTAAAAG atCCTGATAATAAGACTATACCTGTTAATTTACACAAACACGATAGTGGGTTATATCGGGTAACATATCGACCATCTATTGTTGGTGTTCATATGGTTACAATTACACATAGAAATCAGCCAATTACCAAACATCCTTGGAAAGTTCAAGTCATAGATTCTGAGTTAGTCGTTGTTAGTGGACTCAATGAGGCTATTTGTAATAAACCTACAtcatttaaag TTGATACAAGGAATGCTGGTAAAGGGGAATTATCAGTGGCAATTAAAGCAGCTGGCCGTGATGTCAAACTAAAATCTTCAGATGTAGAGTCTAATGGTATCTATCAAGTAGCATATCAGCCTATAATACCTGTACCTCATTATGTTCatgtaaaatacaacaattttaatgtacatGGATCACCATTTATGGTGAATGTGCGAGAACAAAATCCATCTACATCATCTGAACTTCGAGTTGTTGGTCTGGGACTTTACCAAGGTATTTCTAACAAAATGTCAACTTTTATAATTGACAGTGCTGGTAAATCCAGTCATGAATTTGATGTTGTTATTACCGGAATGCAACATAGTGCTGTACCAGCCCAATGTTATCAACACAAAAATGGTATGAACCTGATTGTTGAATTTACACCTCCTAAAGTTG gacagtataatattgatgtcACACACTTTGGTAAGCATTTAAAAGGATCACCATTTACCAGTTATGTATACAATGCTAGTAAAGTTAAAATTGACAGTCTTCCAGAGAAGAATAGTGCAGTTGTTCACAAACCAATGTCATTTAAAT TATTACGGAAGAATGCTGGGTTGGCTGATTTTACAGTTACTTGTCTTGGTCCAGATAATGAGGACGTTCCAGTAGGTTTAAAATCATTCAATGAAGATATTGATGTTGTTCAAATAAACCCCACAGTACCaggagattatatttttaacatctgTTATGGCAAAGATCATATAACTGAAAGCCCATTAAAAGTGCATGTCGCTGATCCAGGAATACCTCGTGCTTGGGGTTCTGGTCTTGTTAAAGCTCTTAAAGACGTTTCAACAAAATTTTACATCTCGGCATTGGGAACATCTTATCATGCCGTTCCTGTTGTTAGTATACGTAATGGATCTGAAATAATACCTGTGACAATTAATCAATCTTCAAATGGTCATGAAGGAGATTatgaagttttatttattccaaACCATATTGGTTtttgtgatataaatattgtttggaATGGAAGACATGTTGGTGAATCACCATATAAGTGTATGGTTGTTGATTTGACCAAAGTGCTGACAATaggtgaattaaatttaaatagccgTATTATACTTGGAGTTAATGCTCCTACAACATTGACATTCGATACTTCAGTAGCTGGCCCTG gAGAATTAGATGGTCATTTAGAAAGTCAAGGAGGAACAATTGTTCCAATAATGATAGATCATTCTGGTGATAATGTCAAATGTGTATTAACACCGCATATATCTGGCCCACATGCCCTGTACTTGAACTATGCTGGACTACCATTGCCAGGTTCGCCTTATCCTGCTTTAGTAGAAAGTGGAGCTGCTGGTGTAAGAGTAATACTATCTGGAAGTGGATTGTCAACGGCTACTTGTGGTCAACAAGCAGAATTCATAATTGATGGATCACAAGCAGGGCCTG gtaATCCTATAGTTACCTTAGCAGGCTCTAGACATGAAATACCagtaaatgttgaaaaaacaGGTGACAATGTGTACAGTGCTATTTATACTCCTGTAAGTCCAGGcgcttatttattaaatgtgctTTGGGGTCACAG GCAAGTTAAAGGCTGTCctttaaagttaaatgtaACTGGTGTATGTGATGCTAGTAAAGTTCTATGCACTGGAGATGGTCTAGGTATTGGTACAGTTGGAAAAGATATTAGAAGTTTTATTGATACGCGAAGAGCCGGtccag GGGAGTTAAGTGCTCATTGCATTGGACCCCATAAAGTTGCTTACTGTGAACTCTATGACCATGGAGATGGTACTTTTACATTAAATGTGAAACCACAAGAATCAGGCAGACATACACTAACTGTTAAATATGCCG GTGAAGATGTACCTGGAAGTCCTTTTACTGTCCGAGTTAGCGGTGCACCAGATGCTAGTAAAGTTCGAGTGTATGGACCTGGCATTGAACATGGTGTGTTAGCAATTTTCCAAAGTAGATTTATATGTGATACTCGTGGAGCTGGCGCTGGTCAGTTAACTGTCAGGGTTAGAGGACCCAAAG GAGCATTCCGTGTAGAAATGCAGCGTGAAAACCAAAAAGAcagaactatattatgtaagtttgATCCAACAGAACCTGGCGATTATAGAGTTGAAGTAAAATGGGCTGGGGAGCATGTTCCTGGATCTCCATTCATGGTCATGATATTTGACACACAAGAAGAACTTAACCGTTTTTTACAG ggTAATCATTCACCAGCAGGTTCTGATCTATATAGTAGTGTTAATTACTCGTCAAGTTATGCTCATATCACACCTTAA